Proteins encoded together in one Cicer arietinum cultivar CDC Frontier isolate Library 1 chromosome 4, Cicar.CDCFrontier_v2.0, whole genome shotgun sequence window:
- the LOC101504701 gene encoding UPF0496 protein At1g20180-like, which translates to MTCSRWLCSLRRPGKSRNKNEDSLYRKANVNEEYLETFRTKSYMEICNKAQGQFGKTISTRRLSSSSLPIYMNLTECLLEPREEIIRNMTQNLKVHHLVVDYFEASLEACRCCDTILEGIHSLRLCYKRITRVVKLTKIKDIYRELVSFSSLQQKNPLSIISTMQFRDIHDRYMELLQRLTSKRGKIKRRLTLISVCKKVGGIALVTSHAAILIALLVISIHSVVGLVAAPSIVGGLVGLFIKRIKRIRVRKSYSERLWGQLDAAAKGVFILINDLDTMSRMVKRLNDEVEHRKTVIDFFVKNDSKCEILKRVISEFGDDDECSFLEQLEELEEHVYLCFLTVNKSRRLVMQQITEERSQHCC; encoded by the exons ATGACATGTTCTCGTTGGCTTTGTTCTCTTCGAAGACCAG GTAAATCACGGAATAAAAATGAAGATAGCTTGTATAGGAAGGCAAACGTAAATGAAGAATATCTAGAAACGTTTAGAACAAAGTCTTATATGGAAATATGCAACAAAGCACAAGGGCAATTTGGGAAGACAATTAGCACTAGAAGACTCTCTTCATCTTCTCTTCCTATATATATGAATCTCACCGAGTGTTTGCTTGAACCTCGAGAAGAAATCATAAGAAACATGACACAAAATTTGAAGGTGCATCATCTTGTAGTAGATTATTTCGAAGCTAGCTTAGAAGCATGTCGTTGTTGTGACACAATCCTCGAAGGAATTCACTCATTGAGACTTTGTTATAAAAGAATTACACGAGTTGTTAAGCTAACAAAGATTAAGGATATCTATAGAGAGCTTGTTTCTTTTTCATCATTACAACAAAAAAATCCATTGTCAATTATTAGCACAATGCAGTTTCGTGACATTCACGATAGGTACATGGAACTTCTTCAAAGACTAACATCAAAGAGAGgcaaaattaaaagaagattAACATTGATAAGTGTTTGCAAGAAAGTTGGTGGAATTGCTCTTGTTACTTCACATGCTGCTATTCTTATTGCTTTGTTAGTGATTTCAATACATAGTGTAGTTGGATTGGTGGCTGCACCAAGTATTGTAGGGGGATTAGTTGGTTTGTTCATAAAGAGAATCAAAAGAATAAGGGTTAGGAAAAGCTATAGTGAAAGATTATGGGGACAACTTGATGCAGCTGCGAAAGgggtttttatattgataaatgaTTTGGATACAATGAGTAGGATGGTGAAGAGGTTGAATGATGAAGTGGAACATAGGAAAACGGTTATTGATTTTTTTGTGAAGAATGATAGTAAATGTGAAATATTGAAGAGGGTTATCAGTGAATTTGGTGATGATGATGAGTGTAGCTTTTTGGAGCAGTTGGAAGAGCTTGAAGAACATGTTTACTTGTGCTTTCTCACTGTTAATAAATCAAGGAGACTTGTTATGCAACAAATTACAGAGGAGAGATCACAACATTGCTGCTGA